A window of the Pseudomonas sp. B21_DOA genome harbors these coding sequences:
- the putP gene encoding sodium/proline symporter PutP — MSVSNPTLITFVIYIAAMVLIGLMAYRSTNNLSDYILGGRSLGSVVTALSAGASDMSGWLLMGLPGAIYMSGLSESWIAIGLIVGAYLNWLFVAGRLRVQTEHNGDALTLPDYFSSRFEDKSGLLRIISAIVILVFFTIYCASGIVAGARLFESTFGMTYETALWAGAAATIAYTFIGGFLAVSWTDTVQATLMIFALILTPIIVLLATGGVDTTFLAIEAQDPSNFDMLKGTTFIGIISLMGWGLGYFGQPHILARFMAADSVKSIAKARRISMTWMILCLGGTVAVGFFGIAYFSAHPEVAGPVTENPERVFIELAKILFNPWVAGVLLSAILAAVMSTLSCQLLVCSSALTEDFYKAFLRKSASQLELVWVGRAMVLLVALIAIALAANPENRVLGLVSYAWAGFGAAFGPVVLISVVWKDMTRNGALAGILVGAITVVVWKHFELLGLYEIIPGFIFASLAIYFVSKAGEPTRGMVERFEAAEKDFHLNK, encoded by the coding sequence ATGAGCGTAAGCAATCCAACCCTGATCACGTTCGTGATCTACATCGCAGCAATGGTGCTGATCGGCTTGATGGCCTATCGCTCCACCAACAACCTTTCCGACTATATTCTCGGCGGTCGCAGCCTCGGCAGCGTTGTCACCGCGCTGTCTGCCGGTGCCTCCGACATGAGCGGCTGGTTGCTGATGGGCCTACCGGGCGCCATCTACATGTCCGGCCTGTCCGAAAGCTGGATCGCCATCGGCCTGATCGTCGGTGCCTACCTGAACTGGCTGTTTGTCGCCGGCCGTCTGCGTGTGCAGACCGAGCACAACGGCGATGCCCTGACTCTGCCGGATTATTTTTCCAGCCGTTTCGAAGATAAAAGCGGCTTGCTGCGGATTATCTCGGCAATCGTGATTCTGGTGTTCTTTACCATCTACTGCGCTTCCGGCATCGTCGCCGGTGCCCGCCTGTTCGAAAGCACCTTCGGCATGACCTACGAAACGGCGCTGTGGGCCGGTGCGGCGGCAACGATTGCCTACACCTTCATCGGCGGTTTCCTCGCGGTGAGCTGGACCGACACCGTGCAAGCGACCCTGATGATCTTCGCGCTGATTCTCACGCCGATCATCGTCCTGCTGGCAACCGGCGGCGTCGACACCACGTTCCTCGCTATCGAAGCGCAAGATCCGAGCAACTTCGACATGCTCAAAGGCACCACCTTCATCGGCATCATCTCGCTGATGGGTTGGGGTCTGGGCTACTTCGGTCAGCCGCACATCCTCGCGCGTTTCATGGCGGCGGATTCGGTGAAGTCGATTGCCAAGGCGCGTCGCATTTCCATGACCTGGATGATCCTGTGCCTGGGCGGCACCGTGGCGGTGGGCTTCTTTGGTATCGCTTACTTCTCGGCGCACCCGGAAGTGGCCGGTCCTGTGACCGAGAACCCGGAGCGCGTGTTCATCGAACTGGCGAAAATTCTCTTCAACCCATGGGTTGCCGGTGTGTTGCTGTCGGCCATTCTGGCTGCGGTAATGAGCACCCTGAGCTGCCAGTTGCTGGTGTGCTCGAGCGCCCTGACCGAAGACTTCTATAAAGCTTTCCTGCGCAAGTCCGCTTCGCAACTGGAGCTGGTCTGGGTCGGTCGTGCCATGGTGCTGCTGGTAGCCCTGATCGCTATCGCGCTGGCTGCCAACCCGGAAAACCGCGTACTGGGCCTGGTGTCCTACGCCTGGGCCGGTTTCGGTGCTGCGTTCGGTCCGGTGGTGCTGATCTCGGTAGTCTGGAAAGACATGACCCGCAACGGCGCACTGGCCGGTATTCTGGTCGGCGCGATCACCGTGGTGGTCTGGAAGCATTTCGAACTGCTGGGTCTGTACGAAATCATTCCGGGCTTCATCTTCGCCAGCCTTGCCATCTACTTCGTCAGCAAGGCGGGTGAGCCGACTCGCGGCATGGTTGAGCGTTTCGAGGCAGCGGAAAAAGACTTCCATCTGAACAAGTGA